In Pseudofrankia saprophytica, one genomic interval encodes:
- the pdxH gene encoding pyridoxamine 5'-phosphate oxidase, with product MAAPEPEPTRPRSASSPSDLPRSDYAHSGQVHPGPARLARVPAEADAQLGADLAAVRRGYGGGRLDESDLASTWLEQFAHWFADAAAPGSGVLEPNAMVFATADAAGRPSARTVLLKGFGAEGFLLFTNYTSRKGRESAANPHGSLVFPWYSLERQVIVVGTVERVSVQRSAEYFHSRPRGSQLGAWASHQSAVLSSREELERRDAELVERWPPGTSIPVPPFWGGLLVVPETVEFWQGRPDRLHDRLRYRRTAPLTGRPASAVAADDSEGRSTKVDSEEWWTVERLAP from the coding sequence ATGGCCGCCCCCGAGCCCGAGCCCACCCGGCCACGGTCTGCTTCGTCACCATCGGACCTGCCCCGCTCTGACTACGCCCACTCCGGTCAGGTCCATCCCGGACCCGCCCGCCTCGCTCGGGTCCCGGCGGAGGCCGACGCCCAGCTCGGCGCCGACCTCGCCGCGGTGCGCCGCGGTTATGGCGGTGGACGGCTTGACGAGAGCGACCTGGCGTCGACCTGGCTGGAGCAGTTCGCGCACTGGTTCGCCGACGCCGCCGCGCCTGGCTCCGGGGTGCTCGAGCCGAACGCCATGGTCTTCGCCACCGCCGACGCGGCCGGCCGGCCGAGCGCCCGTACGGTCCTGCTGAAGGGGTTCGGCGCCGAGGGATTCCTCCTCTTTACCAACTACACGTCCCGCAAAGGTCGGGAAAGCGCCGCCAACCCGCACGGCAGCCTGGTCTTCCCCTGGTACTCGCTGGAACGCCAGGTGATCGTGGTGGGGACCGTGGAGCGAGTGTCGGTGCAACGTTCTGCCGAGTACTTCCACTCTCGCCCCCGGGGCAGCCAGTTGGGCGCCTGGGCCAGCCACCAGTCGGCGGTGCTCTCGTCCCGGGAGGAGCTCGAGCGCCGCGACGCGGAGCTCGTCGAGCGCTGGCCGCCCGGGACGTCGATCCCGGTCCCGCCGTTCTGGGGCGGGCTGCTCGTGGTCCCGGAGACCGTCGAGTTCTGGCAGGGCCGCCCCGACCGCCTGCACGACCGCCTCCGCTACCGCCGCACGGCCCCACTTACCGGTAGGCCGGCCAGCGCGGTGGCAGCGGACGACAGTGAGGGGAGGTCGACCAAGGTGGACAGCGAGGAATGGTGGACAGTCGAGCGGCTCGCACCCTGA
- a CDS encoding MarR family transcriptional regulator codes for METAAMPELASALRLSVMRLSRRMRQERSSSLSPTQIAALATLERHGPMTLGEIAAHERVQPPSMTRVITYLADAGLAARSAHPTDGRQVIAEITAAGRALLESDRRRRDEWLAERLTQLSDDDIAALGRAAPILERLAGS; via the coding sequence ATGGAGACCGCGGCGATGCCCGAACTCGCGTCGGCGTTGCGCTTGTCCGTCATGCGGCTGTCCCGACGGATGCGTCAGGAGCGTTCCAGCAGCCTCTCGCCGACGCAGATCGCCGCGCTCGCCACGCTCGAGCGGCACGGCCCGATGACGCTCGGCGAGATCGCCGCGCACGAGCGGGTGCAGCCGCCGTCGATGACCAGGGTCATCACCTATCTCGCGGACGCCGGCCTGGCCGCGCGGTCCGCGCATCCCACCGACGGCCGTCAGGTCATCGCGGAGATCACCGCGGCCGGCCGCGCCCTGCTCGAGTCCGACCGGCGCCGGCGGGACGAGTGGCTGGCCGAGCGCCTGACCCAGCTGTCCGATGACGACATCGCCGCGCTCGGCCGCGCGGCTCCCATCCTCGAACGCCTCGCCGGGTCCTGA
- a CDS encoding L,D-transpeptidase, with the protein MRFSGKIARAAVMAALVAVAAAGCGGGGTPEATPTQMPDPVKTQLAAVAGVGVDSTILTATGNSVAVYPAPGAPGAAATPKLRLANPNQDGAKLVLLVTAKMPGWWQVLLPVQPNGSTGWVKAEQVAASSTPYRIVVSRGQHTLTLYKSGASIAVEKVAIGTSDTPTPGGQFYLAELLKPPNPSGPYGPYAFGLSGFSTTLDSFEGQDPVIGIHGTNQPQLLGQDVSHGCIRLSNDAITRLAGTVPTGTPVDIIA; encoded by the coding sequence ATGCGGTTCTCCGGCAAGATCGCTCGCGCCGCGGTGATGGCGGCTCTGGTCGCCGTCGCCGCGGCCGGCTGTGGGGGTGGCGGCACCCCGGAAGCCACCCCCACCCAGATGCCGGACCCGGTGAAGACCCAGCTGGCCGCCGTGGCCGGGGTCGGCGTGGACAGCACGATCCTCACCGCGACCGGTAACTCGGTCGCGGTGTACCCGGCGCCCGGGGCACCCGGCGCCGCCGCGACTCCGAAGCTACGGCTGGCCAACCCGAATCAGGACGGCGCGAAGCTCGTCCTCCTCGTCACGGCCAAGATGCCGGGCTGGTGGCAGGTCCTGCTGCCGGTCCAGCCGAACGGCTCGACCGGCTGGGTCAAGGCCGAGCAGGTGGCCGCGAGCAGCACTCCGTACCGGATCGTGGTGTCCCGCGGCCAGCACACCCTCACGCTCTACAAGTCGGGCGCCTCGATCGCTGTGGAGAAGGTCGCGATCGGGACCTCGGACACTCCGACGCCGGGTGGCCAGTTCTACCTGGCGGAGCTGCTCAAGCCACCGAACCCGAGCGGTCCGTATGGTCCGTACGCATTCGGCCTCAGCGGCTTCTCCACGACCCTCGACTCCTTCGAGGGCCAGGATCCGGTGATCGGCATCCATGGCACCAACCAGCCGCAGCTGCTCGGCCAGGACGTCTCCCACGGGTGCATCCGGCTCAGCAACGACGCCATCACTCGCCTGGCGGGAACCGTGCCGACCGGCACCCCGGTCGACATCATCGCCTAA
- the thpR gene encoding RNA 2',3'-cyclic phosphodiesterase, translated as MAVTPPVEVIEALVAAVGRARPVAPALRWVDRERIHLTLAFLGPVDDAPRADLADRLGRVAHRHPPVAVELAGAGRFGHRVLWAGVTGELAPLAAGVRRAAAKAGIAGLDDRPLRAHLTLARARDDRRPGQDGGGRAASGRERGPGAADLEPALVALGELPALAWTVDHFDLVRSVLGPHPRYTVESTWPLVGA; from the coding sequence GTGGCCGTCACACCGCCGGTCGAGGTGATCGAGGCGCTGGTCGCGGCGGTCGGTCGGGCCCGGCCAGTGGCGCCGGCACTGCGCTGGGTCGACCGGGAGCGGATCCATCTGACATTGGCGTTCCTCGGCCCGGTCGACGACGCGCCGCGCGCGGATCTGGCTGATCGGCTCGGCCGGGTGGCGCACCGCCACCCTCCGGTCGCCGTGGAGCTGGCGGGGGCGGGCCGGTTCGGGCACCGGGTGCTGTGGGCGGGCGTCACCGGCGAGTTGGCCCCGTTGGCCGCCGGGGTTCGGCGCGCGGCGGCCAAGGCCGGGATCGCTGGCCTCGACGATCGGCCGCTGCGCGCGCACCTGACGTTGGCGCGGGCGCGCGACGACCGGCGGCCGGGACAGGACGGTGGCGGCCGAGCCGCCTCCGGACGGGAGCGGGGGCCGGGCGCCGCCGACCTGGAACCGGCGCTGGTGGCGCTCGGGGAGCTGCCGGCACTGGCGTGGACGGTCGACCATTTCGATCTCGTGAGGAGCGTGCTGGGCCCTCATCCGCGCTACACCGTCGAGTCCACGTGGCCTCTGGTTGGGGCCTGA
- a CDS encoding response regulator transcription factor → MRVAVADDSALFRDGLVLLLRRVGVEVTVAAGTAEALLAAVATDPPDAVILDIRMPPTFVDEGVRAAERLRATHPEIGVVVLSTYAEAPHAVRLLGDGSGGVGYLLKDRVDDVDTLLDALRRVASGRLVVDEQIVAPLLEHRRQASSLARLTARERTVLRHMAEGRSNQGIGAVLHLSPKTVENHVASVLAKLDLQVTADDNRRILAVLAWLRDRADDDPSAVPLPSQG, encoded by the coding sequence ATGCGGGTAGCCGTCGCCGACGACTCGGCCCTCTTTCGCGACGGCCTGGTCCTCCTCCTGCGCCGCGTCGGCGTCGAGGTGACGGTCGCCGCCGGGACAGCCGAGGCGCTGCTGGCCGCCGTCGCCACCGATCCCCCGGACGCGGTGATCCTCGACATCCGGATGCCACCGACCTTCGTCGACGAGGGCGTGCGGGCCGCCGAGAGGCTGCGCGCGACCCACCCGGAGATCGGCGTGGTGGTGCTGTCGACGTATGCCGAGGCACCGCACGCCGTGCGGCTGCTCGGCGACGGCTCCGGCGGGGTGGGCTACCTGCTCAAGGACCGGGTCGACGACGTCGACACGCTGCTGGACGCGTTGCGCCGGGTCGCGTCGGGCCGGCTGGTTGTGGACGAGCAGATCGTCGCCCCGCTGCTCGAGCATCGCCGCCAGGCGAGCTCGCTGGCCCGGCTGACCGCCCGAGAGCGGACCGTGCTGCGCCACATGGCGGAGGGACGGTCGAACCAGGGCATCGGCGCCGTGCTGCACCTCTCTCCGAAGACCGTGGAGAACCACGTCGCGAGCGTGCTGGCGAAGTTGGATCTTCAGGTCACCGCGGACGACAACCGCCGGATCCTGGCGGTGCTGGCCTGGCTACGCGACCGGGCGGACGACGATCCGTCCGCCGTTCCACTGCCCAGCCAGGGCTGA
- a CDS encoding citrate synthase 2 → MAEKTSDFKPGLEGVIAFETEIAEPDKEGSALRYRGVDIEDLVGKVDYGHVWGLLVDGSFEPGLPPAEPFPVPVHSGDIRVDVQSALAMLAPYWGFGQLIDIPDEQARQDLARSSVMALSFVAQSARGLGQPAVPQTEVDRARTITERFMIRWRGEPDPKHVQAVDAYWVSAAEHGMNASTFTARVVASTGADCAAALSAAVGALSGPLHGGAPSRVLAMLDEVERTGDPVGYVKRALDNHERLMGFGHRVYRAEDPRARVLRRTARDLGSPRYEVAEALEAAAIEELTNRYPDRPLRTNVEFWSAVVLDFAEVPAHMFTSMFTCARTAGWSAHVMEQKRTGRLIRPSARYVGPAPRPLGDVASA, encoded by the coding sequence ATGGCCGAGAAGACAAGCGATTTCAAGCCCGGTCTGGAAGGCGTGATCGCCTTTGAGACCGAGATCGCCGAGCCGGACAAGGAAGGCAGCGCGCTGCGCTATCGCGGCGTCGACATCGAGGATCTCGTCGGCAAGGTCGACTACGGCCATGTGTGGGGCCTCCTGGTCGACGGCTCCTTCGAGCCTGGCCTGCCGCCGGCCGAGCCTTTCCCGGTGCCGGTGCACTCCGGCGACATAAGAGTCGACGTGCAGAGCGCGTTGGCCATGCTCGCCCCCTACTGGGGCTTCGGCCAGCTGATCGACATCCCGGACGAGCAGGCTCGCCAGGACCTCGCCCGGTCCTCCGTGATGGCGCTGTCGTTCGTCGCGCAGTCCGCCCGCGGCCTCGGCCAGCCGGCGGTGCCGCAGACCGAGGTCGACAGGGCACGCACGATCACCGAACGGTTCATGATCCGCTGGCGTGGCGAGCCGGACCCCAAGCACGTCCAGGCCGTCGACGCGTACTGGGTGTCGGCCGCCGAGCATGGCATGAACGCGTCGACGTTCACCGCCCGCGTGGTCGCCTCCACCGGCGCTGACTGCGCGGCGGCGCTGTCCGCCGCGGTCGGCGCGCTGTCCGGCCCGCTGCACGGCGGCGCGCCGTCCCGGGTGCTCGCCATGCTCGACGAGGTGGAACGCACCGGCGACCCGGTCGGCTACGTGAAGCGCGCGCTGGACAACCACGAGCGGCTGATGGGTTTCGGCCACCGGGTGTACCGGGCCGAGGACCCGCGTGCCCGGGTACTGCGGCGCACCGCCCGCGACCTTGGCTCGCCCCGCTACGAGGTCGCCGAGGCGCTGGAGGCGGCGGCGATCGAGGAGCTCACCAACCGCTACCCAGACCGGCCGCTGCGCACGAACGTCGAGTTCTGGTCGGCCGTGGTACTCGACTTCGCCGAGGTGCCGGCGCATATGTTCACGTCCATGTTCACCTGTGCCCGGACCGCGGGCTGGAGCGCGCATGTGATGGAACAGAAGCGCACCGGCCGGCTCATTCGGCCGTCCGCGCGCTACGTCGGTCCGGCGCCGCGGCCCCTGGGGGATGTAGCCAGTGCCTGA
- a CDS encoding alpha/beta hydrolase family esterase, with the protein MGVVSAVRCRRAVTVWLLSLALAAPVLAGCGVLADDRPATQALPGSTPAAAAAATRTAGPDAYERSGRTGNLRLILPGSDTAGPYPLVIALHSLYHDGGEVAGWGLDQLAKTAGFALVSPDGSDGSWNAGSCCDKAASTSIDDVGWLHALIQHMETNYPIDPARVVIIGLSNGGMMAYRYACEHPEDLAGIAVVAGSLQRPGCRPSTPITVVSVHGGRDQYVPAAGTPWQPALSSPVTSTEQSLAPFRTANRCAAPTSPGDVTATGSDGAPRLSETLSTGSAAVTPAQIRAAIAAPPSPAAGVPTTPSVTLVPTDQATSPTDAVRTESTCAAGARVVDYYLPNVDHGWPPATGPSAFATTSVIWQLLSAVRAHPAPAGR; encoded by the coding sequence ATGGGCGTTGTGTCGGCCGTTCGTTGCCGCCGGGCCGTCACGGTCTGGCTTCTCAGCCTCGCGCTCGCCGCGCCAGTTCTGGCCGGATGTGGAGTCCTCGCCGACGATCGACCAGCCACCCAGGCCTTGCCGGGCTCCACTCCGGCCGCGGCCGCCGCCGCGACGCGCACGGCCGGACCGGACGCGTACGAACGCTCCGGCCGGACCGGCAACCTGCGGCTGATACTGCCGGGCTCCGACACCGCGGGGCCGTACCCGCTGGTCATCGCGCTGCACAGCCTGTACCACGACGGCGGTGAAGTGGCCGGGTGGGGACTGGACCAGTTGGCGAAGACCGCTGGCTTCGCGCTGGTCAGCCCGGACGGCAGCGACGGATCGTGGAACGCGGGCAGCTGCTGCGACAAGGCGGCCAGCACTTCGATCGACGACGTCGGCTGGCTGCATGCGCTGATCCAGCACATGGAGACCAACTACCCGATCGACCCGGCCCGAGTGGTGATCATCGGGCTCTCCAACGGCGGGATGATGGCCTACCGGTACGCCTGCGAGCATCCCGAGGACCTCGCCGGGATCGCGGTCGTCGCCGGCAGCCTGCAGCGGCCCGGCTGCCGGCCGAGCACGCCGATCACGGTCGTCTCGGTGCACGGCGGCAGGGACCAGTACGTGCCCGCCGCCGGGACGCCGTGGCAGCCGGCGCTCAGCTCGCCGGTCACCTCGACCGAGCAGAGTCTCGCCCCGTTCCGGACCGCGAACCGCTGCGCGGCCCCGACCAGCCCCGGCGATGTCACGGCCACCGGCTCGGACGGCGCGCCCCGGCTGTCGGAGACCCTCAGCACGGGCAGCGCGGCGGTGACCCCGGCCCAGATCCGGGCCGCGATCGCGGCGCCGCCCTCCCCTGCCGCCGGTGTCCCCACCACGCCGTCGGTCACGCTGGTACCGACCGACCAGGCGACAAGCCCCACGGACGCGGTGCGCACTGAGTCGACCTGCGCCGCGGGTGCCCGAGTCGTCGACTACTACCTGCCGAACGTCGACCATGGCTGGCCCCCGGCCACCGGTCCGAGTGCCTTCGCCACCACGTCGGTGATCTGGCAGCTGCTGAGCGCGGTGCGCGCCCACCCGGCTCCCGCCGGCCGCTGA
- a CDS encoding sensor histidine kinase, whose amino-acid sequence MAWSLVSPPSDGQIRTSRSECRFLAPVMLVLATACLLTTLFGMAPGGRVYLPTVLALLAIPGSFAAAAVRCRLARERTTLLLASLPVPPSLADVRRVLRTALGDPTGEIHLWVEDDKRYIVANGAPADPPDPAKGIVRFPLRDRDGRPLAVVVLNARQGGPRDFVDVTVKALAVALENVRLKATADARLEQIVASSARANAAAYEARRRLERDLHDGAQQRLLALGTRLGVARHTTTEPETLAALDAARGDLAAALAELRTLARGLYPALLAGGGLAPALEAVADALPLAITITAPDERLAPAIEASAYYTACEALTNAVKHAQATAAAVTITCTPLTLTLTVTDNGQGGARATPDGGLAGLSDRLHALGGRLTISSPPGSGTTLTAAIPIT is encoded by the coding sequence ATGGCGTGGTCTCTGGTCTCGCCACCGAGTGACGGGCAGATACGCACGAGCAGGTCCGAGTGCCGCTTCCTGGCCCCGGTGATGCTCGTGCTGGCGACGGCCTGCCTCCTCACCACGCTGTTCGGGATGGCGCCGGGGGGCCGCGTATACCTTCCGACGGTCCTCGCGTTGCTCGCGATCCCCGGATCGTTCGCCGCCGCGGCGGTGCGCTGCCGGCTGGCCCGCGAACGGACCACGCTGCTGCTGGCGTCACTGCCGGTGCCGCCGTCGCTGGCGGACGTCAGGAGAGTGCTGCGGACGGCGCTGGGTGACCCGACGGGCGAGATCCATCTGTGGGTCGAGGACGACAAGCGCTACATCGTCGCGAACGGCGCGCCGGCTGATCCCCCGGACCCCGCCAAGGGCATCGTCCGATTCCCGTTGCGCGACCGTGACGGCCGCCCCCTCGCGGTGGTCGTCCTGAACGCCCGGCAGGGCGGACCCCGGGACTTCGTCGACGTGACGGTGAAGGCGCTCGCGGTCGCGTTGGAGAACGTCCGGCTGAAGGCGACCGCCGACGCCCGTCTCGAACAGATCGTCGCCTCGTCCGCCCGCGCCAACGCGGCCGCCTACGAGGCCCGCCGCCGCCTCGAACGCGATCTCCACGACGGGGCCCAGCAACGGCTCCTGGCGCTGGGTACCCGCCTCGGCGTCGCCCGCCACACCACGACCGAGCCCGAAACCCTCGCCGCCCTGGACGCCGCCCGCGGCGACCTCGCCGCCGCCCTCGCCGAGCTGCGCACCCTCGCCCGCGGCCTCTACCCCGCCCTCCTCGCCGGCGGCGGTCTCGCCCCCGCGCTCGAGGCCGTCGCGGACGCGCTTCCCCTCGCGATCACCATCACCGCCCCAGACGAACGTCTCGCCCCCGCCATCGAGGCCAGCGCGTATTACACCGCCTGCGAGGCGCTCACCAACGCCGTCAAGCACGCCCAGGCCACCGCCGCCGCCGTCACGATCACCTGTACCCCCCTCACCCTCACCCTCACCGTCACCGACAACGGCCAGGGCGGCGCGCGGGCCACGCCGGACGGCGGCCTCGCCGGGCTGAGCGACCGGCTCCACGCGCTGGGTGGCCGTCTGACCATCAGCAGCCCGCCGGGCAGCGGCACGACGCTCACCGCGGCCATCCCGATCACCTGA
- a CDS encoding citrate synthase, producing the protein MSEQVSTLTVTDNRTGRSYEIPIKDGAVPAADFRKIKVDDADFGLMTYDPAFTNTASCRSAITFIDGDAGILRYRGYPIQDVAEKSSFLEVAYLLLAGELPTKDELFTWEDEITHHTLVHESIKKFIDGFHHDAHPMGMLVSSVGALSTFYPDAKKIKDPGLRRLQIVRLIAKITTLAAYSYRHSVGFPYVYPDNDLSYAGNFLNMMWKATELKYDPDPVLEHALDVLFILHADHEQNCSANAMRAVGSSEADPFSAAAAAIAALYGPLHGGANEQVLRMLREIGSPENIPGFIAQVKDGKKKLMGFGHRIYKNYDPRARVIRQIADEVFKVTGTNPLLDLAMELERIALEDDYFISRKLYPNVDFYTGIIYQAMGFPVEMFPVLFAIGRMPGWLAQWEEGLLDPEQKIARPRQLYVGYDERSYVPMSTRSAAQDADVDAIAAQAAQAAPERPLR; encoded by the coding sequence GTGTCCGAGCAGGTCAGCACCCTGACCGTGACCGACAACCGCACCGGTCGTAGCTACGAGATTCCGATTAAAGACGGCGCCGTGCCCGCGGCCGACTTTCGCAAGATCAAGGTCGACGACGCCGACTTCGGGCTGATGACCTACGACCCTGCGTTCACCAACACGGCGAGCTGTCGCAGCGCCATCACGTTCATCGACGGCGACGCCGGCATCCTGCGGTACCGCGGCTACCCAATCCAGGACGTCGCGGAGAAGAGCAGCTTCCTGGAGGTCGCCTACCTCCTGCTCGCGGGAGAGTTGCCGACCAAGGACGAACTGTTCACCTGGGAAGACGAGATCACGCACCACACCCTGGTGCACGAGTCGATCAAGAAGTTCATCGACGGCTTCCACCATGACGCCCATCCGATGGGCATGCTGGTCTCGTCCGTGGGCGCACTGTCGACCTTCTACCCGGACGCCAAGAAGATCAAGGATCCGGGGCTGCGCCGGCTGCAGATCGTCCGGCTGATCGCGAAGATCACCACGCTCGCGGCGTACTCCTACCGGCACTCCGTCGGGTTCCCGTACGTCTACCCGGACAACGACCTGTCGTACGCCGGCAACTTCCTCAACATGATGTGGAAGGCGACGGAGCTCAAGTACGACCCGGACCCGGTCCTCGAGCACGCCCTCGACGTGCTGTTCATCCTGCACGCGGACCACGAGCAGAACTGCTCCGCGAACGCGATGCGCGCCGTCGGCAGCTCCGAGGCCGACCCCTTCTCGGCCGCCGCCGCGGCGATCGCCGCGCTCTACGGCCCGCTGCACGGCGGCGCCAACGAGCAGGTGCTGCGGATGCTGCGCGAGATCGGCTCGCCGGAGAACATCCCGGGCTTCATCGCGCAGGTGAAGGACGGCAAGAAGAAGTTGATGGGCTTCGGCCACCGGATCTACAAGAACTACGACCCGCGCGCCCGGGTGATCCGCCAGATCGCCGACGAGGTGTTCAAGGTCACCGGCACGAACCCGCTGCTGGACCTGGCGATGGAGCTGGAGCGGATCGCGCTCGAGGACGACTACTTCATCAGCCGCAAGCTCTACCCGAACGTCGACTTCTACACCGGGATCATCTACCAGGCGATGGGCTTCCCGGTGGAGATGTTCCCGGTGCTGTTCGCGATCGGCCGGATGCCGGGCTGGCTCGCCCAGTGGGAGGAGGGCCTGCTCGACCCCGAGCAGAAGATCGCCCGCCCGCGCCAGCTCTACGTCGGCTACGACGAGCGCTCCTACGTCCCGATGTCGACCCGCTCCGCCGCCCAGGACGCGGACGTGGACGCCATCGCCGCCCAGGCCGCCCAGGCCGCCCCGGAGCGCCCGCTGCGCTAG
- a CDS encoding Gfo/Idh/MocA family oxidoreductase: MTTVPELVGPRDPMVARAWRERQRAARRLADPARLPVVTALVTDGSERATAALLREAGLEVVGLLAPEPLESLAWAADIEAPRAYADLVALLSDDIEAVCIELAPPASDLIAQRAAEAGLHVLMVRAVTDDPAALRAVADVAEDADLAHVVAFDDRAWPAAWHVQESVPTLGRLTQMTVVGAPSGPLGRAEILDLTVRWCGDVLAVCADPEVMPARRLTETAPVTLALLTASGATVLVHEQMGGTLDEATFTLCGERGRIVVEGRRVRLADHDGVRTVWTPAPASDRPGLVEAAYDLVRAVELGDPAMVRGATVHDLLTVTRLRDAARRSRDSGGWVEL; this comes from the coding sequence ATGACCACCGTGCCTGAGCTTGTCGGCCCGCGCGACCCGATGGTCGCGCGGGCCTGGCGGGAGCGACAGCGCGCCGCGCGGCGCCTGGCGGACCCCGCGCGGCTGCCGGTCGTCACCGCGCTGGTCACCGACGGTTCGGAGCGCGCGACCGCCGCGCTGCTGCGGGAGGCCGGGCTGGAGGTGGTCGGGCTGCTCGCGCCCGAGCCGCTGGAGTCGCTGGCCTGGGCGGCGGACATCGAGGCGCCGCGGGCCTACGCCGACCTGGTCGCGCTGCTGTCGGACGACATCGAGGCCGTGTGCATCGAGCTGGCGCCGCCGGCTTCGGATCTGATCGCCCAGCGAGCCGCCGAGGCGGGGCTGCACGTGCTGATGGTGCGCGCGGTGACCGATGACCCCGCCGCGCTGCGCGCCGTGGCCGACGTCGCCGAGGACGCGGACCTCGCCCATGTCGTCGCCTTCGACGACCGGGCATGGCCGGCCGCCTGGCACGTGCAGGAATCGGTGCCCACGCTCGGCCGCCTCACCCAGATGACGGTGGTGGGTGCGCCGTCCGGGCCGCTGGGCCGGGCGGAGATCCTCGATCTCACGGTCCGCTGGTGCGGCGACGTGCTGGCCGTGTGCGCCGATCCGGAGGTCATGCCGGCGCGCCGGCTCACGGAGACCGCGCCCGTCACCCTCGCGCTCCTGACCGCGAGCGGCGCGACGGTCCTGGTGCACGAGCAGATGGGCGGGACGCTCGACGAGGCGACGTTCACGCTGTGTGGAGAGCGGGGGCGGATCGTCGTCGAGGGCCGCCGGGTCCGGCTGGCCGACCACGACGGAGTGCGCACCGTCTGGACACCCGCCCCGGCCTCCGACCGTCCAGGCCTGGTCGAGGCGGCCTACGACCTGGTGCGCGCGGTCGAGCTGGGCGACCCCGCGATGGTCCGCGGCGCCACCGTGCACGACCTGCTGACCGTCACCAGGCTGCGAGACGCCGCGCGCCGCTCGCGGGACAGCGGCGGCTGGGTCGAGCTGTGA
- the serC gene encoding phosphoserine transaminase: MPDTDIVLPDELRPVDGRFGCGPSKIRPEAVAALAASGTGLLGTSHRQKPVKNLVGRVRSGLGQLFSLPDGYEVVLGVGGSTAFWDAAAFNLVRERAQHLVFGEFGGKFADTTKGAPFLGEPSVVKSAPGTHPDWSPLAGVDVYATPHNETSTGVAKRVRRPVGADEGALHLVDATSGAGGLPVDVSETDVYYFAPQKCFGSDGGLFVALMSPAAQARLAEIRATDRWIPPFLDLTTALDNSTKDQTYNTPAVATLFLFAEQLDWMLGQGGLDWCVSRTAESSSILYTWAEKTPYTVPFVTDPAHRSQVVVTIDFDGVDAAAVAKVLRANGVVDVEPYRKLGRNQLRIACFPAVDPADVEALTGAVEFVVEHL, from the coding sequence GTGCCTGATACCGACATCGTTCTTCCCGACGAGCTGCGGCCGGTCGACGGCCGGTTCGGCTGCGGCCCGTCGAAGATCCGTCCGGAGGCGGTCGCGGCGCTGGCCGCGAGCGGAACCGGGCTGCTCGGCACCTCGCACCGGCAGAAGCCGGTGAAGAACCTGGTCGGACGGGTTCGCTCCGGGCTCGGCCAGCTGTTCTCGCTGCCGGATGGCTACGAGGTCGTGCTCGGCGTCGGCGGGTCCACGGCGTTCTGGGACGCCGCGGCGTTCAACCTGGTCCGTGAGCGCGCACAGCACCTCGTGTTCGGCGAGTTCGGCGGCAAGTTCGCGGACACGACCAAGGGCGCCCCGTTCCTGGGTGAGCCCTCGGTGGTGAAGTCCGCGCCGGGCACCCACCCGGACTGGTCGCCGCTGGCGGGCGTCGACGTGTACGCCACGCCGCACAACGAGACGTCCACCGGTGTCGCCAAGCGGGTGCGCCGGCCGGTCGGTGCCGACGAGGGCGCGCTCCACCTGGTCGACGCCACCTCCGGCGCGGGCGGCCTGCCGGTCGACGTGTCCGAGACGGACGTCTACTACTTCGCGCCGCAGAAGTGCTTCGGCTCGGACGGTGGCCTGTTCGTGGCGCTGATGTCGCCGGCGGCGCAGGCGAGGCTCGCCGAGATCAGGGCGACGGACCGGTGGATCCCGCCGTTCCTGGACCTGACCACCGCGTTGGACAACTCCACCAAGGACCAGACGTACAACACCCCGGCGGTGGCGACGCTGTTCCTGTTCGCCGAGCAGCTCGACTGGATGCTCGGGCAGGGTGGGCTGGACTGGTGCGTGTCCCGGACCGCCGAGTCGAGCTCGATCCTTTACACCTGGGCCGAGAAGACCCCTTACACGGTGCCGTTCGTGACCGACCCGGCGCATCGCTCGCAGGTGGTCGTCACGATCGACTTCGACGGAGTGGACGCGGCGGCGGTCGCGAAGGTGTTGCGGGCGAATGGCGTCGTCGACGTCGAGCCATACCGCAAGCTCGGCCGCAACCAGCTGCGGATCGCGTGTTTCCCGGCGGTCGACCCGGCCGACGTGGAGGCGCTCACCGGCGCGGTCGAGTTCGTGGTCGAGCACCTGTAG